In Clostridium sporogenes, one genomic interval encodes:
- a CDS encoding carboxymuconolactone decarboxylase family protein has protein sequence MAKITFSQEGLTPFQQLLGHNKYIMEKWTSLEECFFNSNTFTHELKEEVRRTLAFNNGCQYCMSKGKPSNEITDSKILIATKIADIISKNQLIDNEYFNRAKNEFSDNEVSELLALICFITASQKFGALLDLQPSCSI, from the coding sequence ATGGCAAAAATAACTTTTTCACAAGAAGGACTTACACCATTTCAACAATTATTAGGTCATAATAAATATATAATGGAAAAATGGACTTCTTTAGAAGAATGCTTTTTTAATAGTAATACATTTACACATGAATTAAAAGAAGAGGTAAGACGTACCCTTGCTTTTAATAACGGATGTCAATATTGTATGTCTAAAGGTAAGCCATCTAATGAAATAACTGATTCAAAAATTTTAATTGCTACTAAAATCGCAGATATTATTTCTAAAAATCAACTTATTGATAATGAATATTTTAATAGAGCAAAAAATGAATTTAGTGATAATGAAGTTTCTGAACTTTTAGCCTTGATATGCTTTATAACAGCTTCCCAAAAATTCGGAGCATTACTTGATTTACAGCCAAGTTGCTCAATTTAA
- a CDS encoding Lrp/AsnC family transcriptional regulator, which translates to MKLDEIDVLILQELQKDSRLSIRELSKRINLSPPSVTERVRRLEDDGVIEKYTIKINKKKLGLSIDCIVKITMKNGQYEKFKIFIKEYKRSEWCYRIAGDGCFLVKLLVKSLNDIEEFINDISSYAITETIIAFSEVTINNSINKFLGE; encoded by the coding sequence ATGAAATTAGATGAAATAGACGTATTAATTTTGCAAGAGCTACAAAAAGATAGTAGGCTATCTATAAGAGAATTATCTAAACGTATAAATCTTTCACCACCATCTGTTACTGAAAGAGTAAGAAGACTCGAAGATGATGGGGTTATTGAAAAGTATACAATTAAAATAAATAAAAAGAAACTTGGATTGTCTATTGATTGTATAGTCAAGATAACTATGAAAAATGGACAGTATGAAAAATTCAAGATATTCATTAAGGAGTATAAACGAAGTGAATGGTGTTATAGAATTGCTGGTGATGGATGCTTTTTAGTTAAATTATTAGTTAAATCTTTAAATGATATAGAAGAATTTATAAATGATATATCTTCATATGCAATAACAGAAACTATTATAGCATTTTCAGAAGTAACAATAAATAATAGCATTAATAAATTTTTAGGAGAGTAA
- the ltrA gene encoding group II intron reverse transcriptase/maturase, with protein METINKFNKSATSPHITEWYTLNWKKINKYVKRLRQRIFRAEQLSQKRKVKKLQRLMLRSKANLLISIKRVTQINKGKRTAGIDGFKATTEWEKIGLFNLLKNYNIKYIKPKPAKRTYIPKKNGKLRPLGIPIIKDRIYQNIVKNALEPQWESKFEAIAYGFRPKRGTHDAIQQLYLKLRKGSKRQWIFEGDFKGCFDNLNHEYIIECLNNFPAKETIYKWLKAGYIDNNVFKNTNEGTPQGGIISPLLANIALHGIEEELGVEYRLNKRQGYYLKGDSIGIVKYADDFVILCKTKEEAETMYEKLSPYLKKRGLELAEDKTRITHISMGFDFLGFNIRQYKKNKGMTLLIKPSKASIKKVKKSIKEVFEEHRGNPIGAIIGKLNPIIRGTGNYWSCVISKDIYSSIDHYVWLKTRKYLKTLHPNKSWKWRIKRYFKPDFTGVSKDKWILTDPNNNKNQLMKMNWIPIVRHVLIKYKNSPDDPSLKDYFKVRDEKEFNRHNILSRRKLAKKSKYKCRICNQSLVGEESLEVNHIVPTLIGGKDEYDNLELLHTSCHIQHHKLLNKYGEGKDLPKIKKFFAEKNVDPSGKEGITLMKKQLRKFKYNLLG; from the coding sequence ATGGAAACTATTAATAAATTTAATAAGTCGGCTACTTCTCCACATATCACAGAGTGGTACACACTTAACTGGAAGAAAATAAATAAATATGTGAAGAGATTACGCCAACGGATTTTTCGTGCCGAGCAGTTAAGTCAAAAAAGAAAAGTTAAGAAACTACAAAGACTAATGTTGAGAAGCAAGGCTAATTTGTTAATCTCAATTAAGAGGGTAACTCAAATCAATAAGGGGAAACGAACAGCAGGGATTGATGGATTTAAAGCAACTACTGAATGGGAGAAAATAGGATTATTTAACCTACTCAAAAATTATAATATCAAATACATTAAACCTAAACCTGCTAAAAGAACATATATCCCTAAGAAAAACGGTAAATTAAGACCTTTAGGAATACCAATAATTAAAGATAGGATATATCAAAATATTGTTAAAAATGCTCTTGAACCTCAATGGGAAAGTAAATTTGAAGCCATAGCATATGGGTTTAGACCTAAAAGAGGTACACACGACGCAATCCAACAATTATATCTAAAATTGAGAAAAGGCAGTAAACGCCAGTGGATTTTTGAGGGTGATTTCAAAGGTTGTTTTGATAATCTAAACCATGAATATATTATAGAATGTCTTAATAACTTTCCAGCTAAAGAAACGATATATAAATGGCTCAAGGCTGGATATATTGATAACAATGTCTTTAAAAATACAAATGAAGGTACACCGCAAGGTGGAATAATTTCACCGTTACTAGCTAATATTGCATTACACGGAATAGAAGAAGAACTAGGGGTTGAATATCGGCTTAATAAAAGACAAGGATACTATCTAAAGGGCGACTCCATAGGTATTGTGAAATATGCTGATGATTTTGTTATTTTATGTAAGACAAAAGAAGAAGCAGAAACAATGTACGAGAAACTTAGTCCTTATCTTAAGAAAAGGGGACTGGAACTTGCTGAAGATAAAACGAGAATAACTCATATCAGTATGGGATTTGATTTTCTTGGATTCAATATAAGGCAATACAAGAAAAATAAGGGTATGACATTACTAATTAAACCATCCAAAGCAAGTATTAAAAAAGTCAAAAAATCAATCAAAGAAGTCTTTGAAGAACATAGAGGTAATCCAATCGGAGCAATAATAGGTAAACTTAATCCAATCATAAGAGGCACAGGAAACTATTGGTCTTGTGTAATATCGAAAGATATCTATAGTAGCATAGACCACTATGTATGGCTTAAGACAAGAAAATATCTTAAAACACTTCATCCAAATAAATCTTGGAAATGGAGAATTAAAAGGTACTTTAAACCTGATTTTACGGGAGTAAGTAAAGACAAATGGATACTTACAGACCCTAATAATAACAAAAATCAGTTAATGAAAATGAATTGGATACCTATAGTAAGACATGTATTAATTAAATATAAAAACAGCCCAGATGACCCTAGTTTAAAAGACTATTTTAAAGTAAGAGATGAAAAAGAGTTTAATAGACATAATATTTTAAGCAGACGCAAATTAGCTAAGAAAAGCAAATATAAATGTAGAATATGCAATCAATCATTAGTTGGCGAGGAATCACTTGAGGTCAACCATATTGTACCAACTCTAATTGGTGGTAAAGATGAATATGATAACTTAGAACTACTACATACAAGTTGTCATATACAACATCATAAATTACTGAACAAATATGGGGAAGGTAAAGATTTGCCTAAAATTAAAAAATTCTTCGCAGAAAAAAATGTAGACCCATCAGGTAAAGAGGGAATAACCTTGATGAAAAAACAGCTTAGAAAGTTTAAATATAACTTGCTAGGATAA
- a CDS encoding PhzF family phenazine biosynthesis protein → MEYFHVDVFSNEILYGNGLTVVFCNEELEDNLMLKLTQEFKQFETIFVRRIDNSIFNARIFTVDEELDFAGHPILGAAATIHSHIFRNEEDIAITFQLNQKTIIVNSKKIEEYYEVQMNQGKAEFLCEVSKEKRNKYVHALNLSEENLSEEFPMEVVSTGLPYLLVPLTSGIENAKIISSKFEEMLKEVGAKFAYIFDVNYIEGRTWDNQGNVEDVATGSAAGPLGAYLYKHNIFNVGHEIIINQGRFVGRPSKIKVSMSISQKEILVSGEVAILAKGNILL, encoded by the coding sequence ATGGAATATTTTCATGTTGATGTTTTTAGCAATGAAATTTTATATGGCAATGGATTAACTGTCGTTTTTTGTAATGAGGAATTAGAAGATAATCTTATGTTGAAATTAACACAAGAGTTTAAGCAATTTGAAACAATTTTTGTGAGAAGAATAGATAATAGTATATTTAATGCAAGAATTTTTACAGTAGATGAAGAATTGGATTTTGCGGGGCATCCTATTTTGGGAGCAGCTGCTACTATTCATAGTCATATTTTTAGAAATGAAGAAGATATAGCAATTACATTTCAATTAAATCAAAAAACAATTATAGTTAATTCAAAAAAGATAGAGGAGTATTATGAAGTACAAATGAATCAAGGAAAAGCGGAATTCCTCTGTGAAGTTTCAAAAGAGAAGAGAAATAAATATGTACATGCATTGAACTTGTCAGAAGAGAATTTAAGCGAAGAATTTCCTATGGAAGTTGTATCAACAGGATTACCATACTTATTAGTACCATTAACTTCAGGAATAGAGAATGCAAAAATAATTAGTTCTAAATTTGAAGAAATGTTAAAAGAAGTAGGTGCTAAATTTGCTTATATATTTGATGTGAATTATATAGAAGGACGGACCTGGGATAATCAAGGAAACGTTGAGGATGTTGCAACAGGAAGTGCAGCTGGACCATTAGGTGCATATTTATATAAGCATAATATTTTTAATGTAGGTCATGAGATTATAATAAATCAAGGAAGATTTGTCGGCAGACCTAGTAAAATTAAGGTTTCTATGAGCATTTCTCAAAAAGAAATATTAGTGTCTGGAGAGGTAGCTATTTTGGCAAAGGGAAATATTTTACTATAA
- a CDS encoding PLP-dependent aminotransferase family protein — MNIKIDKNSLITITQQLVHYFSDRIMSGFIKAGQKLPSIRSLAKELGISPMTIIKAYNNLEQNGLVTTIQGKGTYVNERNSTVKSNNITEKDSFQWQMSVPDYLSRSQFRYNPNLSYSNDYYNLSVASLNHKLLPTKTILKDSLSLIQNDIKLLSQYPPAQGDYEFRNIMSQYLRSKEIATSPENILVTSGSQQGISLIASTFIGPGDIVVMETPTYPGAIDLFKCRGAVILTVPVDSEGMRTDILMNLCDKHSPKLIYTIPNFHNPTGYSMSSKRKAELLDIARYNDILIVEDDPWNEISYKREKIKTIKSMDTDGHVVYIKSLSKILGPSYRLAVIISESSILLRLIAAKANHDLGTSVLIQKTIINFIQSNKITYYIESLNKQLVKRRNKVISLLKSHAPSGMKWAIPEGGINIWITLPKNFNVEKLLSYSITTKNISFLPGTICYPNEVEFNNLRICFTYLDEEFIEDTIIELCNLIKLLYTTKNITDYRPII, encoded by the coding sequence ATGAATATTAAAATTGATAAGAATAGTCTAATTACTATAACTCAACAACTAGTTCATTACTTTTCGGATAGAATTATGTCTGGATTTATAAAAGCTGGTCAAAAGCTACCTTCTATCAGAAGTCTAGCCAAGGAATTAGGTATTAGCCCAATGACTATAATTAAAGCGTATAATAATTTAGAGCAAAATGGTTTGGTAACTACAATCCAAGGTAAAGGTACCTATGTTAATGAAAGAAACAGCACGGTGAAATCTAATAATATTACTGAAAAAGATAGTTTTCAGTGGCAAATGTCTGTGCCAGACTATTTATCTCGGTCTCAATTTAGATATAATCCTAATTTATCCTACTCCAATGATTACTATAATTTGTCCGTGGCCTCATTAAATCACAAACTGTTACCTACAAAAACTATATTAAAGGATTCTTTAAGCTTAATTCAAAATGATATAAAGCTTCTTTCTCAATATCCTCCTGCTCAAGGTGATTATGAGTTTAGAAATATCATGTCTCAATACTTGAGATCAAAAGAAATAGCTACTTCACCGGAAAATATTTTAGTAACTAGTGGTTCACAACAAGGAATAAGTCTTATAGCCAGCACATTTATTGGACCTGGAGATATTGTAGTTATGGAAACTCCTACATATCCAGGGGCTATAGATTTATTTAAATGCAGAGGAGCAGTAATTTTAACTGTTCCTGTTGACAGCGAAGGTATGCGAACTGATATTTTAATGAACCTATGTGATAAACACTCACCAAAACTTATCTATACTATTCCAAATTTTCACAATCCAACTGGATATAGTATGAGTTCAAAACGAAAAGCAGAGCTTTTAGATATAGCTAGATATAACGATATTCTTATAGTTGAAGATGATCCTTGGAATGAAATTTCATATAAAAGAGAAAAGATTAAAACAATAAAATCCATGGATACTGATGGACATGTAGTTTATATAAAAAGTCTTAGCAAGATCCTAGGTCCTTCCTACCGGCTAGCTGTCATTATATCAGAGAGTTCCATACTCTTACGACTTATAGCAGCTAAAGCTAATCATGATCTTGGAACATCTGTACTAATCCAAAAGACTATTATAAACTTTATCCAATCCAATAAAATCACATATTATATTGAAAGTTTAAATAAACAGCTGGTAAAAAGACGTAATAAGGTAATTAGTTTATTGAAGAGCCATGCACCTTCTGGTATGAAGTGGGCGATACCTGAAGGTGGAATAAATATTTGGATTACACTTCCTAAAAATTTTAATGTTGAAAAGCTATTATCTTACTCTATTACAACAAAGAATATTTCTTTTTTACCTGGAACCATATGTTATCCTAATGAAGTAGAATTTAATAATCTTAGAATATGCTTCACATATTTAGATGAAGAATTCATAGAAGATACTATAATTGAGCTTTGTAACCTCATAAAGCTTCTATATACAACTAAAAACATTACTGACTATAGGCCTATTATTTAA
- a CDS encoding FAD-dependent oxidoreductase: MKDKYKVLYDPIKIGKLEIKNRYVLAPMGPGGMCNADGSFNKRGIEFYVERAKGGTGLIMTGVTMVENNIEKCALPSMPCPTINPLNFITTGNEMTERVHAYGSKIFLQLSAGFGRVSIPSIVGKVAVAPSKIPHRFLPGVTCRELTTEEVKEYVKAFGESAEIAKKAGFDGVEIHAVHEGYLLDQFAISFFNHRTDEYGGSLENRLRFACEVVQEIKKRCGQDFPVSLRYSIKSFIKDWCKGALPGEEFEEKGRDIPEGIEAAKMLVAAGYDALNGDVGSYDSWYWSHPPMYQKKGLYLPYNEILKNAVDVPIITAGRMEDPELSSDAILSGKTDMIALGRPLLADAEIPNKIFEDKYDKVRPCLSCQEGCMGRLQNFATVSCAVNPACGREKEYGLKKTEQIKKVVVVGGGVAGMEAARVAAIRGHKVTLIEKNGYLGGNIVPGGVPDFKDDDRALVKWYEGILKDLGVEIKLNVDASKENIKEFGADEVLLATGSSPRTLTIEGADNVYSAEDVLMERKNVGEKVIIIGGGLVGCETALWLKQQGKEVTIVEMQNDILQVGGPLCHANHDMLNDLIKFNKINVKTSSYISKKTDKGFVLNTNGQELIINADSAVVAIGYLSEKDLYNQVRFDIPNARLIGDANKVQNIMYAIWSAYEVAKNI, from the coding sequence ATGAAGGATAAGTATAAGGTACTTTACGACCCAATTAAAATTGGAAAATTGGAGATTAAAAATAGATATGTTCTTGCTCCAATGGGACCAGGAGGAATGTGTAACGCCGATGGCAGTTTTAATAAAAGAGGAATTGAATTTTATGTAGAACGTGCAAAAGGCGGAACTGGATTAATTATGACAGGTGTAACAATGGTAGAAAACAATATTGAAAAATGTGCCCTGCCATCTATGCCATGTCCAACAATTAACCCTTTAAACTTTATTACAACAGGTAATGAGATGACAGAAAGAGTCCATGCATATGGATCAAAAATATTTTTACAATTATCAGCAGGCTTTGGTAGAGTAAGTATACCATCTATTGTAGGAAAAGTGGCAGTAGCACCTTCTAAAATTCCACATAGATTTTTACCGGGAGTAACCTGTCGTGAATTAACTACTGAAGAAGTAAAAGAATATGTAAAAGCATTTGGTGAGTCAGCAGAAATTGCAAAAAAAGCTGGATTTGATGGTGTAGAAATTCACGCAGTACATGAAGGATACTTATTAGATCAATTTGCTATTTCTTTCTTTAACCATCGTACTGATGAATATGGTGGATCATTAGAAAATCGTTTAAGATTTGCCTGTGAAGTTGTACAAGAAATTAAGAAACGTTGTGGACAAGACTTCCCAGTTTCTCTTAGATACAGTATAAAAAGCTTCATTAAAGATTGGTGTAAAGGCGCTTTACCAGGTGAAGAATTTGAAGAAAAAGGAAGAGATATTCCAGAAGGAATTGAAGCTGCAAAAATGCTTGTTGCAGCAGGATATGATGCGTTAAATGGAGACGTTGGATCTTATGATTCATGGTATTGGAGTCATCCACCGATGTATCAAAAGAAGGGATTATACCTTCCATACAATGAAATACTTAAAAATGCAGTAGATGTACCTATTATTACCGCAGGAAGAATGGAAGATCCTGAACTATCAAGTGACGCAATTTTGTCAGGAAAAACAGATATGATTGCTTTAGGAAGACCACTTCTTGCAGATGCAGAAATTCCAAATAAGATTTTTGAAGATAAGTATGATAAAGTTAGACCTTGTTTATCTTGTCAAGAAGGATGTATGGGAAGATTACAGAATTTTGCAACAGTATCCTGTGCAGTAAATCCTGCCTGTGGACGTGAAAAGGAGTATGGACTAAAAAAAACAGAACAGATTAAAAAAGTTGTTGTTGTAGGCGGCGGTGTTGCAGGAATGGAAGCCGCAAGAGTTGCTGCTATTCGTGGACACAAAGTAACATTGATTGAAAAGAATGGTTATCTTGGCGGAAATATTGTACCAGGAGGAGTTCCAGATTTCAAAGATGATGATCGTGCACTTGTTAAGTGGTATGAAGGAATATTGAAAGATTTAGGTGTTGAAATAAAATTAAATGTAGATGCATCAAAAGAAAATATTAAAGAATTTGGAGCTGATGAAGTGCTTTTAGCAACAGGTTCTAGTCCAAGAACATTGACTATTGAAGGAGCTGATAACGTTTATTCAGCAGAAGATGTGCTAATGGAAAGAAAAAATGTTGGTGAAAAGGTTATTATAATTGGTGGAGGACTTGTTGGATGTGAAACAGCTCTTTGGTTAAAACAACAAGGTAAAGAGGTTACAATTGTAGAGATGCAAAATGATATTCTACAAGTAGGTGGACCTTTATGCCATGCAAACCACGATATGCTTAATGATTTGATTAAATTTAATAAGATTAATGTTAAGACAAGCTCCTATATAAGCAAGAAAACAGATAAAGGTTTTGTTTTAAATACAAATGGACAAGAATTAATCATTAATGCTGATAGTGCTGTTGTAGCTATTGGATATTTATCTGAAAAAGACCTATATAACCAGGTTAGATTTGATATTCCAAATGCAAGACTAATTGGAGATGCTAATAAAGTCCAAAATATTATGTATGCTATTTGGAGTGCATATGAAGTAGCTAAAAATATTTAA
- a CDS encoding PhzF family phenazine biosynthesis protein — protein MRKFEYTLVDVFTNQVFGGNQLAVFKDAEKLSSEEMQSIARELNFSETTFVTDIGPNHKKLRIFTPKTELPMAGHPTIGTAFVLADEGAIETREGINKLIFEEGVGEIAVSIHVEGGRIKSIEMEQPMPVFGQVFGDIRTAAELLSLDIADIDTTSPIQTVSTGVPFLYIPLKSLDVISKIKLRLDTWEKFFSASEDTKHIFAFTRETLHAGSTIHSRMFAPAMGIAEDPATGGASGPLGAYLVEHGLVARGYDGKYMIINEQGIEMGRPSFINITVSKTYNNFSEIKIGGTCVKFGAGLIELPTL, from the coding sequence ATGAGAAAATTTGAGTATACCTTGGTGGATGTTTTTACAAATCAGGTGTTTGGTGGAAATCAGCTGGCCGTATTCAAAGATGCGGAAAAGCTGTCAAGTGAAGAAATGCAGAGCATTGCGAGAGAGCTTAATTTTTCCGAAACAACTTTTGTTACAGATATTGGGCCAAATCATAAAAAGCTCAGAATATTTACACCAAAAACCGAGCTGCCTATGGCAGGCCACCCAACCATCGGTACGGCTTTTGTTCTTGCTGATGAAGGCGCTATCGAAACCCGCGAGGGAATAAACAAGCTTATTTTTGAAGAAGGCGTCGGAGAAATAGCTGTTTCTATTCACGTGGAAGGCGGGAGAATCAAGTCGATTGAAATGGAACAGCCTATGCCGGTATTTGGGCAGGTCTTTGGAGATATAAGGACAGCCGCCGAACTACTTTCCCTTGATATCGCCGATATTGATACAACCAGCCCTATCCAGACAGTGTCTACCGGCGTGCCTTTTTTGTATATCCCACTAAAAAGCCTGGATGTGATCAGCAAGATAAAGCTAAGGCTTGATACATGGGAGAAGTTCTTTTCGGCAAGCGAGGATACGAAACATATATTCGCTTTTACTAGGGAAACCCTCCATGCCGGATCAACCATACACAGCAGGATGTTCGCTCCGGCGATGGGCATTGCAGAAGATCCGGCTACAGGCGGGGCAAGCGGTCCGCTGGGAGCATATTTGGTTGAACACGGTCTGGTGGCACGCGGGTATGACGGTAAATATATGATTATAAATGAGCAGGGAATTGAAATGGGAAGACCGAGCTTTATTAATATTACTGTTAGCAAAACGTATAACAATTTTTCTGAAATCAAGATCGGTGGAACCTGTGTGAAATTTGGAGCCGGGTTGATCGAGCTGCCGACTTTATAG
- a CDS encoding M28 family metallopeptidase, with the protein MFGNSYYEKYSQDIIKVYGGGEDSKMGTINNVVGVIKGKNSKKAVVISTHFDHIGYQDGKIIRGALDNASGMSALIKVANNLKEKSKEKPFDMDIVICAFNGEEEGLAGSQAFVDEIISKSLYENLYNINIDSIGSKNGGKLALKNKSKVSNKLYASVKTTLKKNNIEFADTTIRGASDHMSFENEKIPNFFFVQENIKELIHKPTDTPDTLDYEQIDRIANAISDFVETNNGIMFGAK; encoded by the coding sequence TTGTTCGGGAACAGTTATTATGAAAAGTATTCTCAGGATATTATAAAAGTTTACGGAGGTGGTGAAGACAGCAAAATGGGAACAATTAATAATGTTGTAGGTGTTATAAAAGGTAAAAACAGTAAAAAAGCAGTGGTAATATCAACACATTTTGATCATATAGGATATCAAGATGGAAAGATTATTAGAGGAGCATTAGACAATGCTTCTGGTATGTCAGCTTTAATAAAAGTAGCTAATAATTTAAAGGAAAAGTCAAAGGAAAAACCTTTTGATATGGATATAGTTATATGTGCCTTTAATGGAGAAGAAGAGGGATTAGCAGGAAGTCAAGCATTTGTTGATGAGATTATATCTAAATCATTGTATGAGAACTTATATAACATTAATATAGATTCTATAGGTTCTAAAAATGGAGGAAAGCTGGCTTTAAAGAATAAAAGTAAAGTATCTAACAAACTATATGCTTCTGTGAAAACTACTTTAAAAAAGAATAATATTGAATTTGCAGATACAACTATAAGGGGTGCAAGTGACCACATGAGTTTTGAAAATGAAAAAATTCCTAATTTTTTCTTTGTACAGGAAAATATAAAGGAATTGATTCATAAGCCTACAGATACTCCAGACACTTTAGATTATGAACAAATAGATAGGATTGCAAATGCTATAAGTGATTTTGTAGAAACAAATAATGGTATAATGTTTGGAGCAAAGTGA
- a CDS encoding MerR family transcriptional regulator gives MRYSITDLAEILGCTTSAIHYFEKEHLIEVEKGKNGHRYYNVVDVFRLLSYTKYRSMEIPMKTIIAQFGGEENNYKLIEKRETMYQLEALKRAQYYMNLADAIEEHLVSIRRIEELLNKYEFAKSPEVIIMCDDECGWLSKKRSSQRIIHEWVKAMPTVQLGVFDSRMGISNFGYLVKTKKREELELPLSLHTKQLKSTSCIHTIVMADEDFTQQPQKVFKKASEFVIKKGLEMGEIAWGKILLVEVEKGAKLHPYIELWISIKI, from the coding sequence ATGAGATATAGTATTACAGATTTAGCAGAAATTCTTGGATGTACTACAAGTGCTATTCACTATTTTGAAAAAGAACATTTAATTGAAGTGGAAAAAGGAAAAAATGGTCATCGTTATTATAATGTTGTAGATGTATTTCGATTGCTTTCTTATACAAAGTATCGTTCTATGGAAATACCTATGAAAACTATTATTGCACAATTTGGCGGGGAAGAAAATAATTATAAATTAATAGAAAAAAGAGAAACAATGTATCAATTAGAGGCCTTAAAAAGAGCTCAATATTATATGAATTTAGCAGATGCCATTGAAGAACATCTTGTTAGCATAAGAAGAATTGAAGAGTTATTGAATAAATATGAATTTGCAAAGTCACCTGAAGTAATCATTATGTGTGATGATGAGTGTGGATGGCTTTCAAAAAAGCGTAGTTCCCAAAGGATAATTCATGAATGGGTAAAAGCAATGCCTACAGTACAATTGGGAGTATTTGATTCAAGAATGGGAATAAGTAATTTTGGATATTTAGTAAAAACCAAAAAGAGAGAAGAATTGGAGCTTCCATTAAGTTTACACACAAAACAATTAAAAAGCACCTCTTGTATACATACAATTGTAATGGCAGATGAAGATTTCACACAACAACCACAGAAGGTTTTTAAAAAGGCATCTGAATTTGTAATAAAAAAAGGTCTTGAAATGGGCGAAATAGCTTGGGGAAAGATATTATTAGTTGAGGTTGAAAAGGGAGCAAAATTACATCCATACATAGAATTGTGGATTTCGATAAAAATATAA